Within the Prochlorococcus sp. MIT 1300 genome, the region AGGTATTGAGAACAAGTCATACAAAGGTCACACTAAAAATCCATCGGTTTTCAAATTTATAATTAGCGAAGTAACCTTTCTCATAGGAAAACCTAAAAACCAAAACGATGAAAGACATCCTGATAAGTTTTACTGTTTTTGTCTGCTGTTTAATCGTTGCACTAGCAAGCCAGATCGTTGCTCCCTCGGCTATAGCCGCTAGCAATGAAGAGCCTCTGACTCAAACTAACCTTCAAAAGGTTGAGCAAGCTGCTGTTTCAACAAACGTTTTTGAGCTTGACCCTGACGATCCCAATCCAGTTCTTTTTGCAATGGCTTCCTCAAAGGACACCCTTGGAAGTACAGATCTAGGAACACCTATTGAATCAGAGACTCCTCAAATGACCTCAAGTGGATTAATGATCACAGAAATCTCACTTGGCACAGGTGATGAGGCATCAGCTGGACAAACTGTATCGGTGCACTATCGAGGGACCCTTGAGAATGGCAATGAATTTGACAGTAGTTATGGCCGAGGCCCTTTTACTTTCCCTCTAGGAGCTGGAAGAGTAATAAAAGGATGGGATGAAGGTGTCGCGGGAATGAAAGTAGGCGGGAAAAGAAAATTAGTAATACCACCTGAGCTCGGATATGGCTCTAGAGGGGCAGGACAAGTAATTCCACCAAACGCGACCCTCATTTTTGAAGTTGAACTTCTGAGTATCAAGTGAGCCTCATCCCTTGTGAATTGAAGATGAATTTCCCTACTTAGTAATGTCCCCAAGTAGGCTGTAAACAGGCACATGATTAACGAGATGTTCCGCTCGGCACTTTCAACAATTCTCAATTTCCTTCCTGCTCAAACAGCTGAGGCCCATTGTGATGGTCCTTGTGGTGTCTATGACCCTGCCTCAGCACGAGTTGCAGCAGAAGCAGTTTTGTCAATGACTAAAAAGCTCATTGCCATGGCACCGCCTACAAGCAGTGATCCAAAAGCTTGGGCGGAATACAACAACACATTCTCCCGCTATGTCGCTGTAAAAGAGGAACAAGCC harbors:
- a CDS encoding FKBP-type peptidyl-prolyl cis-trans isomerase; translated protein: MKDILISFTVFVCCLIVALASQIVAPSAIAASNEEPLTQTNLQKVEQAAVSTNVFELDPDDPNPVLFAMASSKDTLGSTDLGTPIESETPQMTSSGLMITEISLGTGDEASAGQTVSVHYRGTLENGNEFDSSYGRGPFTFPLGAGRVIKGWDEGVAGMKVGGKRKLVIPPELGYGSRGAGQVIPPNATLIFEVELLSIK
- the sodN gene encoding superoxide dismutase, Ni, translated to MFRSALSTILNFLPAQTAEAHCDGPCGVYDPASARVAAEAVLSMTKKLIAMAPPTSSDPKAWAEYNNTFSRYVAVKEEQAQETKKELLILWTDYFKPEHLATFPDLHDTFWKAAKLCSACKVNIDQEKAQELMSSVEKIHNMFWQSKGRSDAWDTAS